A portion of the Streptococcus sp. Marseille-Q6470 genome contains these proteins:
- a CDS encoding TIGR02206 family membrane protein produces the protein MNVWDALFSTQPTEPPQFDLLWYGSLFTLLALTVFLAYRYGDKKVCQRFFQILQATQLILLYGWYLVNQMPLTESLPFYHCRLAMFVVLLTPGVSRVKQYFAVLGTFGTLAAFVYPVPDPYPFPHIAILSFIFGHLALFGNSLIYLLKDYDASLLDFKRILVITTSLNAVIFVVNLMTGGDYGFLTKPPLVGNHGHLINYLVVTLFLTCAIYLVSKAFQTMLEEKGERRLRIWQK, from the coding sequence ATGAATGTTTGGGATGCTTTATTTAGCACGCAGCCGACGGAGCCACCCCAATTTGATCTTCTTTGGTATGGAAGTCTATTTACTTTATTGGCATTGACTGTATTTCTTGCCTATCGTTATGGTGATAAAAAAGTTTGTCAACGATTTTTCCAGATTTTACAGGCGACCCAGTTAATCCTTCTCTACGGTTGGTATTTGGTTAACCAGATGCCTCTGACAGAAAGTCTGCCCTTTTATCATTGCCGTTTAGCAATGTTTGTAGTGCTTTTGACCCCGGGAGTCTCTAGAGTCAAACAGTACTTTGCTGTGCTTGGAACCTTTGGGACATTGGCAGCCTTTGTTTATCCAGTGCCAGATCCCTATCCCTTCCCCCACATCGCTATTCTGTCCTTTATTTTCGGACATTTAGCCCTCTTTGGAAATTCCTTGATTTATCTTTTGAAGGACTACGATGCCAGTTTATTAGATTTCAAACGAATCCTAGTCATCACAACTTCCCTTAATGCTGTGATATTTGTGGTTAATCTAATGACGGGTGGAGATTATGGATTTTTGACAAAACCACCATTGGTTGGAAACCACGGTCATTTGATCAATTATCTAGTTGTTACGTTGTTCTTGACTTGTGCCATTTACTTAGTCTCTAAGGCTTTTCAGACAATGCTTGAGGAGAAGGGTGAAAGAAGACTACGAATCTGGCAAAAATGA
- the murF gene encoding UDP-N-acetylmuramoyl-tripeptide--D-alanyl-D-alanine ligase encodes MKLTIHEVARAVDAKNDVTGYADSPLVKAEFDSRLIGPGDLFVPLKGARDGHDFIETAFENGAVVTLSEKEVEGHPYILVDDVLTAFQALAAYYLQKTGVDVFAVTGSNGKTTTKDMLAHLLSTSYKTYKTQGNYNNEIGLPYTVLHMPDDTEKLVLEMGQDHLGDIHLLSELAHPKTAIVTLVGEAHLAFFKDRSEIAKGKLQIADGMEKGALLLAPVDPIVEDYLPADQKVVRFGPGAELEITELIERKDSLTFKANFLEQALDLPVTGKYNATNAMIASYVALQEGVTEEQIGQAFQNLELTRNRTEWKKAANGADILSDVYNANPTAMKLILETFSAIPANEGGKKLAVLADMKELGDQSVQLHNQMILSISPDVLDTVIFYGEDIADLAQLASQMFPIGHVYYFKKTAEEDQFEAMVKQVKESLGAHDQILLKGSNSMNLAKLVESLENECN; translated from the coding sequence ATGAAACTTACGATTCACGAAGTTGCGCGTGCCGTCGATGCAAAAAATGATGTGACAGGATATGCGGATAGCCCGCTAGTCAAGGCTGAGTTTGATAGTCGTTTGATTGGGCCTGGAGATTTATTTGTGCCACTAAAGGGGGCGCGTGATGGTCATGACTTTATAGAGACAGCTTTTGAAAATGGCGCTGTTGTAACCCTGTCAGAAAAGGAAGTAGAAGGTCATCCTTACATTTTAGTAGATGATGTCTTGACAGCCTTTCAAGCACTTGCGGCCTATTACCTTCAAAAGACAGGTGTCGATGTCTTTGCTGTTACAGGTTCAAATGGGAAGACTACTACCAAGGATATGTTGGCTCATTTGCTTTCTACAAGTTACAAAACCTACAAAACGCAAGGAAACTACAATAACGAGATTGGCCTTCCCTACACGGTTCTTCATATGCCAGATGATACTGAGAAGTTAGTCTTGGAAATGGGACAGGATCACCTAGGAGACATCCATCTCTTATCTGAACTAGCTCATCCAAAGACAGCTATTGTGACCTTGGTAGGAGAAGCTCATTTGGCCTTCTTCAAGGACCGTTCAGAGATTGCCAAAGGGAAATTGCAAATCGCTGATGGTATGGAGAAGGGGGCCTTACTGTTAGCACCGGTTGATCCCATTGTTGAGGATTATCTACCTGCTGACCAAAAAGTGGTTCGTTTTGGCCCAGGTGCAGAACTCGAAATTACAGAATTGATTGAGCGTAAGGATAGTTTAACCTTCAAGGCTAATTTCTTGGAGCAGGCTCTCGACTTGCCAGTAACAGGTAAGTACAATGCGACCAATGCCATGATTGCCTCTTATGTTGCTTTGCAAGAAGGAGTGACTGAGGAGCAGATTGGTCAAGCCTTCCAAAACCTAGAATTGACCCGCAATCGTACCGAGTGGAAAAAAGCGGCCAACGGTGCGGATATCCTATCAGATGTCTACAATGCTAACCCAACAGCTATGAAGTTGATTTTAGAAACTTTCTCTGCCATTCCAGCCAATGAAGGTGGCAAGAAACTCGCAGTTCTGGCAGATATGAAAGAACTTGGAGACCAGTCTGTTCAACTCCATAATCAGATGATTTTGAGCATTTCACCAGATGTCCTTGATACTGTTATTTTCTACGGTGAAGACATTGCTGACTTGGCTCAGTTAGCTAGTCAAATGTTCCCAATTGGTCATGTTTACTACTTCAAGAAAACAGCTGAGGAAGACCAGTTTGAAGCTATGGTTAAGCAGGTCAAGGAAAGTCTTGGTGCACATGACCAGATTTTGCTTAAAGGTTCGAACTCTATGAATCTAGCCAAGCTAGTAGAAAGTTTAGAAAATGAGTGCAACTGA
- a CDS encoding D-alanine--D-alanine ligase — protein MKQTIILLYGGRSAEREVSVLSAESVMRAVNYDRFAVKTFFISQSGDFIKTQEFTQTPGQDERLMTNETIDWDKKIAPSAIYEEGAVVFPVLHGPMGEDGSVQGFLEVLKMPYVGCNILSSSLAMDKITTKRVLESAGIAQVPYVAIVEGDDLTSKIAEVEDKLTYPVFTKPSNMGSSVGISKSENKEELHQALELAFKYDSRVLVEQGVNAREIEVGLLGNYDVKSTLPGEVVKDVAFYDYEAKYIDNKITMDIPAKISDEVVAVMRKNAETAFRAIGGLGLSRCDFFYTDKGEVFLNELNTMPGFTQWSMYPLLWDNMGLPYPELIERLVDLAKESFNKREAHLL, from the coding sequence ATGAAACAAACAATTATTTTATTATATGGTGGACGCAGTGCAGAACGTGAAGTGTCTGTATTGTCAGCTGAGAGTGTCATGCGTGCGGTCAACTATGATCGTTTCGCAGTCAAAACCTTCTTTATCAGCCAGTCCGGTGATTTCATCAAAACCCAAGAATTTACCCAAACTCCTGGACAAGATGAACGTCTCATGACCAATGAAACGATTGATTGGGACAAGAAAATTGCTCCAAGTGCTATCTACGAAGAAGGAGCGGTTGTTTTTCCAGTTCTTCATGGACCTATGGGAGAAGATGGTTCTGTTCAAGGTTTCTTAGAAGTCTTGAAAATGCCTTATGTCGGTTGTAACATCCTATCTTCAAGCCTTGCCATGGATAAAATCACAACTAAGCGTGTCTTGGAATCTGCTGGGATTGCCCAAGTCCCTTACGTAGCGATTGTTGAAGGGGATGACTTGACTTCTAAGATTGCAGAAGTTGAGGATAAATTAACCTACCCAGTCTTTACCAAACCATCCAATATGGGTTCTAGTGTCGGTATTTCTAAGTCTGAAAATAAAGAGGAACTCCATCAAGCTCTCGAGCTTGCCTTCAAGTACGATAGCCGTGTCTTGGTAGAACAAGGAGTTAATGCACGTGAAATCGAAGTTGGTCTCTTAGGAAACTACGATGTCAAGAGCACGCTTCCTGGTGAAGTTGTCAAAGATGTAGCTTTCTATGACTACGAAGCAAAATACATCGATAACAAGATTACTATGGATATCCCAGCCAAGATTAGTGATGAAGTAGTAGCAGTCATGCGTAAAAATGCAGAAACTGCCTTCCGTGCGATTGGTGGACTTGGTCTATCACGTTGTGACTTCTTCTACACAGATAAGGGAGAAGTTTTCCTAAACGAGCTCAACACTATGCCAGGATTCACCCAATGGTCTATGTATCCCTTGCTTTGGGACAATATGGGTCTTCCTTACCCAGAACTAATTGAGCGTTTGGTTGATCTTGCTAAGGAAAGCTTTAATAAGCGTGAAGCACACCTATTGTAA
- the rplM gene encoding 50S ribosomal protein L13 — protein sequence MNKTTFMAKPGQVERKWYVVDATDVPLGRLSAVVASVLRGKNKPTFTPHTDTGDFVIVINAEKVKLTGKKASDKIYYTHSNHPGGLKQISAGELRSKNAVRLIEKSVKGMLPHNTLGRAQGMKLKVFVGAEHTHAAQQPEVLDISGLI from the coding sequence ATGAACAAAACTACATTCATGGCTAAACCAGGCCAAGTAGAACGCAAATGGTACGTTGTTGACGCAACTGATGTACCTCTTGGACGCCTTTCAGCAGTTGTTGCTAGCGTACTTCGCGGAAAAAACAAACCAACATTCACACCACACACTGATACAGGTGACTTCGTAATCGTTATCAATGCTGAAAAAGTTAAATTGACTGGTAAAAAAGCATCTGATAAGATCTACTACACTCACTCAAACCACCCAGGCGGATTGAAACAAATCTCTGCTGGTGAACTTCGTTCTAAAAATGCAGTTCGTTTGATCGAGAAATCAGTTAAAGGTATGCTTCCACACAATACTCTTGGCCGCGCTCAAGGTATGAAATTGAAAGTATTCGTTGGAGCTGAGCACACTCACGCTGCACAACAACCAGAAGTTCTTGATATTTCAGGACTTATCTAA
- a CDS encoding NUDIX hydrolase has protein sequence MSATDFAKAIQRMLAITDTGLTYTKDPFDRERYEDLRQILSSILQDQTELDQEELTAILKPTGSYATPLMDVRAWIVQDQKICLVRGQGEDTWALPGGFGEVGYSPKENIRKEVQEETGFSAEVGSLLAVFDTNRFQLQNKQYAKFVFDCQLLDGQFQENQEVAELGFFDISALPPLSEKRITKEQMDILWQVYQGEREQYID, from the coding sequence ATGAGTGCAACTGATTTCGCTAAAGCTATTCAGAGAATGTTGGCTATCACTGACACTGGACTGACCTATACCAAGGATCCTTTTGACCGTGAACGTTATGAGGATTTACGGCAGATTTTATCAAGTATCTTGCAGGATCAAACAGAGCTCGATCAAGAGGAATTGACTGCAATTTTAAAACCAACAGGTAGCTATGCAACTCCCTTGATGGATGTGCGGGCATGGATTGTTCAAGACCAGAAGATTTGTTTGGTTAGAGGACAAGGAGAGGATACTTGGGCATTACCTGGTGGCTTTGGTGAGGTAGGATATTCTCCCAAGGAAAATATCCGAAAAGAAGTTCAGGAAGAAACAGGATTTTCGGCAGAAGTAGGCTCTTTATTGGCAGTTTTTGATACCAACCGCTTTCAACTTCAGAACAAGCAGTATGCAAAGTTCGTCTTTGACTGTCAGTTATTAGATGGACAATTTCAAGAAAATCAAGAAGTTGCTGAATTAGGATTTTTTGACATTTCGGCTCTCCCTCCCTTATCTGAAAAAAGAATAACTAAGGAACAAATGGATATTCTTTGGCAGGTTTATCAGGGTGAGCGGGAACAATATATTGATTAG